The following proteins are encoded in a genomic region of Oncorhynchus kisutch isolate 150728-3 linkage group LG4, Okis_V2, whole genome shotgun sequence:
- the LOC109889587 gene encoding fatty acyl-CoA reductase 1-like isoform X2, with the protein MVTIPEYYKGKNVLITGVTGFMGKVLLEKLLRSCPGIKAAYVLVRHKAGHAPQARIADMINCKLFDRVRDEQPDFAEKIVAVNSDLTLPELDLSTEDQETLADCINVVFHCAATIRFNEPLKDAMQLNVLATQKMVALAHRMKHLEVFLHVSTAYANCDRTLIEEVVYPPPVDYKKLIDSLEWMDEKLVSAMTPGLIGKRPNTYTYTKAMAEYLVQQECGNLNVAIIRPSIVGASWKEPFPGWIDNFNGPSGIFIAAGKGILRTMRASNNAVADLVPVDVVINTTLAAAWYSGSQRHTRPKSILVYNCTTGGINPFHWGEVEYCINMTFKTNPLEQAFRRPNVNLRSNPFTNQYWTTVSHTLPALLYDVYLRATGQKPRMMKTITRLHKAMMVLEYFTSHSWVWNTDNVTMLMNQMGTDDKRMFNFDVRQLNWAEYMENYCMGTKKYVLNEAESGLPAARKHLNKLRNIRYTFNTVLVVFIWRVFIARSQMGRNIWYFVVSLCFKFLSYFRASSTMKY; encoded by the exons ATGGTGACCATTCCGGAATACTATAAGGGGAAGAATGTGCTTATCACGGGGGTGACAGGCTTCATGGGAAAGGTCCTGCTGGAGAAGCTGCTGCGGTCTTGCCCTGGAATCAAAGCCGCGTATGTTCTGGTCCGGCACAAAGCAGGGCACGCTCCCCAGGCCCGCATCGCTGACATGATCAACTGCAAG CTTTTTGACAGGGTACGAGATGAGCAGCCAGACTTTGCTGAAAAGATAGTGGCTGTTAACAGTGACCTCACCCTGCCAGAGCTGGACCTGAGCACAGAGGACCAGGAAACGCTTGCTGACTGCATCAACGTAGTCTTCCACTGTGCTGCAACCATCCGATTCAACGAGCCTCTCAA AGATGCTATGCAGCTGAATGTTCTAGCCACCCAGAAGATGGTGGCTCTGGCCCACAGAATGAAGCACTTGGAGGTGTTTCTTCACGTGTCCACAGCCTATGCCAACTGTGACCGGACGCTCATTGAGGAAGTGGTTTATCCACCTCCTGTTGACTACAAGAAGCTCATCGACAGCCTGGA GTGGATGGATGAGAAACTGGTCTCAGCGATGACCCCAGGGCTGATTGGAAAAAGGCCCAACACGTACACCTACACCAAGGCCATGGCTGAGTACCTGGTCCAGCAGGAGTGTGGAAACCTCAACGTGGCCATCATCAGGCCCTCTATAGTAGGGGCCAGTTGGAAAGAGCCCTTCCCA GGCTGGATTGATAATTTCAATGGACCTAGTGGAATATTCATTGCA GCAGGAAAGGGGATCCTGCGCACCATGAGGGCATCCAACAACGCAGTGGCTGACCTGGTGCCTGTGGATGTGGTCATCAATACCACACTGGCTGCCGCCTGGTACTCTGGCTCCCAGAGACACACCAG GCCTAAGAGCATATTGGTGTACAATTGCACGACAGGTGGCATCAACCCGTTCCACTGGGGTGAAGTTG AGTACTGTATAAACATGACCTTCAAGACCAACCCCTTAGAGCAGGCTTTCAGGCGCCCCAATGTTAACCTGCGGTCCAACCCCTTTACCAATCAGTACTGGACCACAGTGAGTCACACTCTACCCGCCCTGCTGTATGACGTGTATCTCAGGGCCACGGGTCAGAAGCcccg GATGATGAAGACCATCACCCGACTGCACAAGGCCATGATGGTGCTGGAGTACTTCACCAGTCACTCGTGGGTGTGGAACACGGACAACGTCACCATGCTGATGAATCAGATGGGCACTGATGACAAGCGG ATGTTCAACTTTGACGTGCGACAACTCAACTGGGCAGAGTACATGGAGAACTACTGCATGGGTACAAAGAAGTATGTCCTGAACGAGGCTGAGTCAGGTCTGCCAGCCGCACGCAAACACCTCAACAA GTTGAGGAACATCCGCTATACGTTCAACACGGTCCTGGTCGTGTTCATCTGGCGAGTGTTCATCGCGCGGTCCCAGATGGGCAGAAACATCTGGTACTTTGTCGTCAGCCTCTGCTTCAAGTTCCTGTCCTACTTCCGAGCGTCCAGCACCATGAAATACTGA
- the LOC109889587 gene encoding fatty acyl-CoA reductase 1-like isoform X1, whose translation MVTIPEYYKGKNVLITGVTGFMGKVLLEKLLRSCPGIKAAYVLVRHKAGHAPQARIADMINCKLFDRVRDEQPDFAEKIVAVNSDLTLPELDLSTEDQETLADCINVVFHCAATIRFNEPLKDAMQLNVLATQKMVALAHRMKHLEVFLHVSTAYANCDRTLIEEVVYPPPVDYKKLIDSLEWMDEKLVSAMTPGLIGKRPNTYTYTKAMAEYLVQQECGNLNVAIIRPSIVGASWKEPFPGWIDNFNGPSGIFIAAGKGILRTMRASNNAVADLVPVDVVINTTLAAAWYSGSQRHTRPKSILVYNCTTGGINPFHWGEVEYHVISTFKRNPLEQAFRRPNVNLTTNHLINQYWIAVSHKAPAFLYDLCLRMTGREPRMMKTITRLHKAMMVLEYFTSHSWVWNTDNVTMLMNQMGTDDKRMFNFDVRQLNWAEYMENYCMGTKKYVLNEAESGLPAARKHLNKLRNIRYTFNTVLVVFIWRVFIARSQMGRNIWYFVVSLCFKFLSYFRASSTMKY comes from the exons ATGGTGACCATTCCGGAATACTATAAGGGGAAGAATGTGCTTATCACGGGGGTGACAGGCTTCATGGGAAAGGTCCTGCTGGAGAAGCTGCTGCGGTCTTGCCCTGGAATCAAAGCCGCGTATGTTCTGGTCCGGCACAAAGCAGGGCACGCTCCCCAGGCCCGCATCGCTGACATGATCAACTGCAAG CTTTTTGACAGGGTACGAGATGAGCAGCCAGACTTTGCTGAAAAGATAGTGGCTGTTAACAGTGACCTCACCCTGCCAGAGCTGGACCTGAGCACAGAGGACCAGGAAACGCTTGCTGACTGCATCAACGTAGTCTTCCACTGTGCTGCAACCATCCGATTCAACGAGCCTCTCAA AGATGCTATGCAGCTGAATGTTCTAGCCACCCAGAAGATGGTGGCTCTGGCCCACAGAATGAAGCACTTGGAGGTGTTTCTTCACGTGTCCACAGCCTATGCCAACTGTGACCGGACGCTCATTGAGGAAGTGGTTTATCCACCTCCTGTTGACTACAAGAAGCTCATCGACAGCCTGGA GTGGATGGATGAGAAACTGGTCTCAGCGATGACCCCAGGGCTGATTGGAAAAAGGCCCAACACGTACACCTACACCAAGGCCATGGCTGAGTACCTGGTCCAGCAGGAGTGTGGAAACCTCAACGTGGCCATCATCAGGCCCTCTATAGTAGGGGCCAGTTGGAAAGAGCCCTTCCCA GGCTGGATTGATAATTTCAATGGACCTAGTGGAATATTCATTGCA GCAGGAAAGGGGATCCTGCGCACCATGAGGGCATCCAACAACGCAGTGGCTGACCTGGTGCCTGTGGATGTGGTCATCAATACCACACTGGCTGCCGCCTGGTACTCTGGCTCCCAGAGACACACCAG GCCTAAGAGCATATTGGTGTACAATTGCACGACAGGTGGCATCAACCCGTTCCACTGGGGTGAAGTTG AGTACCATGTAATATCCACTTTCAAGAGGAACCCCCTCGAGCAGGCCTTCAGACGGCCCAATGTAAATCTCACAACCAATCACCTTATCAATCAGTACTGGATCGCTGTAAGCCACAAGGCACCAGCCTTCCTTTATGATCTCTGCCTCAGGATGACAGGAAGAGAGCCCAG GATGATGAAGACCATCACCCGACTGCACAAGGCCATGATGGTGCTGGAGTACTTCACCAGTCACTCGTGGGTGTGGAACACGGACAACGTCACCATGCTGATGAATCAGATGGGCACTGATGACAAGCGG ATGTTCAACTTTGACGTGCGACAACTCAACTGGGCAGAGTACATGGAGAACTACTGCATGGGTACAAAGAAGTATGTCCTGAACGAGGCTGAGTCAGGTCTGCCAGCCGCACGCAAACACCTCAACAA GTTGAGGAACATCCGCTATACGTTCAACACGGTCCTGGTCGTGTTCATCTGGCGAGTGTTCATCGCGCGGTCCCAGATGGGCAGAAACATCTGGTACTTTGTCGTCAGCCTCTGCTTCAAGTTCCTGTCCTACTTCCGAGCGTCCAGCACCATGAAATACTGA
- the LOC109889589 gene encoding NADH-cytochrome b5 reductase 2 — translation MESLTVPVVVGTSVVVLSGLYFLLRGDKKKKPLPQTLQDSTVKYPLPLIEKEDISHDTKRFRFGLPSPTHVLGLPVGQHVYLSAKVNGSLVIRAYTPVSSDEDQGFVDLVVKVYYKNTHPNYPDGGKMSQYLDAMSIGDKIDFRGPNGLLVYTGNGKFAIRPDKKSEAKVRKFKHVGMIAGGTGITPMLQLIRSITGDPADNTKCSLIFANQTDKDILLRDELEEVLKSHSDQLNLSYTLDKPPQDWKYSSGFVNANMMKEHLPPASNDVLIVMCGPPPMIQHACLPNLSTLGYKTENTFTY, via the exons ATGGAGAGTCTG ACAGTACCTGTTGTGGTTGGAACTTCTGTGGTGGTCCTCTCTGGGCTCTACTTCCTCCTCCGAGGTGATAAGAAGAAGAAGCCACTTCCACAGACACTACAAGATTCTACAGTTAAATATCCACTGCCCCTCATAGAGAAAGAG GATATAAGCCATGATACAAAGCGCTTTCGCTTTGGCCTTCCCTCTCCCACACATGTCCTTGGACTGCCAGTAG GACAGCATGTGTACCTGTCAGCTAAGGTGAATGGGAGCCTGGTCATCCGGGCCTACACTCCTGTCTCCAGTGATGAGGACCAGGGCTTTGTGGACCTGGTGGTCAAG GTGTACTACAAAAACACTCATCCTAACTATCCTGACGGAGGAAAGATGTCCCAGTACCTGGACGCCATGAGCATTGGGGACAAAATAGATTTCAGAGGACCCAATGGACTCCTTGTATACACaggaaatg GCAAATTTGCCATTCGACCTGATAAGAAGTCTGAGGCCAAGGTCCGCAAGTTTAAACATGTCGGAATGATCGCTGGTGGAACAG GGATCACCCCCATGCTGCAGCTGATTCGCAGTATTACAGGAGACCCTGCAGACAACACCAAGTGCTCGCTCATATTTGCTAACCAG ACTGACAAGGATATCCTACTGCGGGATGAACTAGAGGAGGTGCTGAAGAGTCACTCTGACCAACTCAACCTGTCCTACACTCTGGACAAGCCTCCACAGG ACTGGAAGTACAGCTCAGGATTTGTGAACGCTAATATGATGAAAGAGCACCTTCCCCCGGCATCCAATGATGTGCTTATTGTCATGTGTGGCCCACCCCCCATGATCCAGCATGCATGCCTCCCCAACCTTTCCACTCTGGGCTACAAGACAGAGAACACATTCACATACTAG